Part of the Primulina huaijiensis isolate GDHJ02 chromosome 15, ASM1229523v2, whole genome shotgun sequence genome is shown below.
GAAGAAAACTTATCAATCTGAAAATGCAGAAAGATGGGGTCTCTGGAATGCAGGTTCCAATTCCTGTCCCTGTTCCTGTTCCGGTTCCAGTTCCGAATGCTGTAAACGGAACAATGTCTCCTGAAAAGCACTCTGACATGTCAAAGCGATTACGCGAGCTAAAAGAGTCTGTTGAGGAGATAAAGGTTTCTATTCTTTGACTTTATCTATCAATTCCTTGCTTTCTTTTATcatctcacatatttatataatggACAAAGATCGCGAATAATGTTTGTTGAAGTTGGATATGATGTAGGTGGTGGCAGAAGATCGCATTTCTGAACTTCAAGATGCGCAGGAAGACAATTTAATTTTGTCAAAGCAGCTACAGGATCTTCAGGTTGTAAAGCTTATTTTTTTCCTTACAGATCAATAAATGGGTAAATTACACTGACCTTGCCTGATGTTTGATATAATTACAGAAAGCCATTTGTGTTATGTAACCCCTATTCGAAGTCTAACGTGTGGATTTTTAGTGAAAACGTCAATTACATTTTTCCCTcacatctttttcttttttcatcacTTTGCTTCCCCAACTTCTTGAACTCCCAATACAACACATTCCGCGTCTCTGTCACCACATTGGGCTCCAATGATAGTGGCAGCGCTGGTAGCGGCCGGCGGAGATTTTTAGGCTTGGATTGGTGTAGAGGTTGGTGGCAATTTGCTATTTGATGATGGGAATTTTTGGAAGGGTTAGGAGTTGGGGGTTTTTCACAGGTTTTGGGGAGATCATTAATAATGTTTGTAAAGTTCAATCAGTGGTTGTGGTTGATAAGAacttcatattatttttaaaatttatatatttggaaGCAGTACTGATGATTTGAATTATTCTGTCTTGTAGAGAATTTATTTATAAGTCATTGCTTTGGAAAAAGTTtcttgattatatatatgtgtgtgtgtgtgtgtgtgtgtgtgtgtataatatttatttgtttattaattttcattcagaatttaaaataacttaagtTTTATGTGAGTGTCTATGCACAACAATTGCACAATTTGTTGCAAACTAGTAATTTGGAATTCATAAAactatttttgttttaaaatcaaTCAACTTAAATTTGAACATGAAAACAAATGACCCAAAATTTAATTCTACATTTAAATATCTTTGACTTTACTGACaagcaattttttaaataattttatctttaCTTTACGGTTTGTGATAAATGATTCAGGTCAGAGTTGGTGAGTATGTCTCTTTGATTGAGTACAAAGCTGAACCGGGATTTtctcaataatttaatttgttctgaaaaatgtaatttatttatattagtaATCTTTACAAATTCTATTGTTTATCATCGTGCTTTCAGAAATGTCAGGATTGGCAAAAATGCAGGTATCAAATTAGTGACAAATGCACTCTGGAGGATTGCAGTAATTGtatatattgtattattatCTATCAGGGGTAAATTAGTTCGCAATGGACAATCAATCAAATAGCCACATTTTGACTAGAGTGTATTTTATGaacataatttcaaattatCTGGCATAGTCACTGTTTTTTAGTGGCAAATATAGTTAAGTGTTGATTTGAGAAGTTTTAGTGCAAGTTCCATGATTAGTCTCTCATCAGGGGTTATTCTTGTAATTTACCTTTTAAATTGTCGTGAGTTGAAATCTAAGTTGTGATGTTTGTTGTGTAGAATGAACTGAAGGAGGACAAATATTTGTATGTATCTCGCCCTTACTCGTTACTGAATGATCAGTTTCAGCACTGGAATTCTGAGGCAGAGCGTTATAAAGCGATGACTGATTATTTGCAAGTACGATATTTCGTGTTACATTTATATCTTAATTCTCAGAATTGTGGCTTCCTTAAAAACTACATTTTAGGCTGAGAGGCCTTTCATCATGCGACGAGAGAAAGAATTGATTCTTAAAGCAGATTCTCTGGATGCTGTGAGGAATGCAATCAATATTTCTCAGACAAAGGTTGAAGAATTACAGAATCAACTGCAAAAGTGTGTCATTGAAAAGAATGAGATGGAGATGAAAAGGGAAGAAGATATGCAAGATTCAGGTTGATAGGCTATGAATTTGAACTTGAAAATTGCGACTGGTTGCAGTCTCAAAGAATTCTTTTTCAGGTAGAAAAGATGTTAAAGAAGAGTTTCGGGTAATGTCATCAGCATTGTCGAAGGAAATGGGAATGATGGAAAGTCAGTTGAATAAGTGGACCAAAACAGCTGAAGAGGCCCTCACTTTGCGTGAGAAAGCTCAAACACTCGGTGCCTTGTTGGAATCAAAGGTTTTCACTGTTTGATTGTGTTTTCTGTATCagaatttatttatgttattgaaGTTAAATGTGTTTGCCTTTGTTGTGAATAGCTGGTTTGCAAATTTAACATGTTATCTTCAAGGTAGACTTCTTGAAGATCCCTACCTTAATCAGTACTCGTTTCTGTTGCCTGTATAACTCAACGTAGATTATCGAACGATCTTAAATTCTTTGCCCTACACGTCATCAATATTGGAAATAAAGTCTATACCTGAAGAAGGCAATTGACTAATGTAAGCTTCGATGATGCCCAATCAACTAGAAGATCTTAGACTTGTTGAATGTTGGACTAGAAATTCTTGTGGCTTTTTTCATTGGAAAAGACTCATTAAATTTATCATGATAGCATGATCATTTCATTCCCTGTTACCTGATCTGATCTTTTAGCAGCAGTCTCCTAATTCTTTTGATGTTGTAATGACATTATCATCTAATTGCAAAAGTCTCTTAGAGTATCTTTTAGATTCCTTCTGCTGCAAGAAATTTTTGTTCTTTGCATGTCAACTTTGTTTTAGGCTTATATGCTGTTAAATTCTTCATCAGTAATTGTTTTTGCTGATGAACAAATGAACGATTCTCAGTTGAGAGCACTTGTCCTTTCTGGCAGACTACTGAACTGAAGAATTTAGCTGATGAATGTTCCCAACAGATGGCGGAGATCAAATCTTTGCAGGAAACTGTATGGTCTTCTCCtctgattattattatttatattccaGGAACTGTAAAAGTAGATTATCATTTATCATAGAAATTGAAATTTGTAGACTCAGAAAATACAGAAGCAGAAGCAGGAGCTAGAAATTTTCTTGGATCTGCTAGGTCAACAAATTTATGATAACAGGTACTACATGCGCTTGACTGGTGGTGAACGGGTTAGTTTTGGGAGAGCCTGTCATCAAGATAACCTCAGATACATATTGTTCACATGCATATTCCTGATATTACACTTGGATGCTCGCATCTGAATTTTTGTCTATATCTCTTGACAATTTTCTCATATATTTCCTGAGGAAGAGACTTGACCGAGATTAAGGAATCGAAGGATAGAGCCTGCATACAAGCTGAAATTTTGAGGAATGCTCTAGATGAGCATGGGCTGGAATTAAGAGTGAAAGCAGCATATGAAGCTGAGGTTGCATGCCAGCAGAGGCTTTCTGCTGCAGAAGCTGAAATTGCAGAATTAAGGGCTGAGCTTGATGCTTCTGACAGGTTTGTTTCGTACTTGTCTCCCATGTTTATGCATTCATAATTGTGATTCTTCAGATTGGTAAAGTGATATTTCAAATCAGCAAAATCTTCAGACAATTCCTGAATTGTGGATTTGTTGTAGTTCTTCAGTGTGATTAATTGTGCCATACCTTTCGTTATTGCTTTGATATTTTTGCTCAGGAGTCTGCGTGTTGAATGAGATAAAAAATGGTCGTCCTTTTCTTCTTTCTATAATAATTTGTTTCCAGGCTGTCCAGTGGTGAAATACTTGAACTGCTCTAAGGTTGTGTACTCTGTCTTTCAGACATCAATTTTGCTGTTGCCAGAGCTAGGCTTTCATCCTGTCTTGccagcattttcacatttcgtGTTTTTGATTGATTCTATCTTGTTTATGAAATAGAAAACAAGATGAAATGTAAATAGATTTACTTTTTCTTTGTCTGGGGTTGTATTTCTTATAGAAAGATTCTATATTCTCTCTACAAAATtggattaaattttaaaaggtAAAAATGCTCTAATCAATTGAgtgaaattaaaataacaacATGAGAATGACGAATCAACAAAATCTTCAAATTGATTTCATGTACATAAAAGTTTCACTAATTGGTTGCCACTACTATTTCCTGTTTCATAATTGATGTTCCGATTTAAAACAGAAGAAAGCTCTCTGCATGGCTGtggatttttcttttaattttatttcactgAGCATGGGGCAGCTTAAATGGAATTTGCTTTGAATTTTGATTTAACTTTAGGTGGCATGTGTATAAGGTGCTTCAGATATCAAAGTCGAAGGGCAGCCACATATCATTCGTTTCTCGTCTGGCACCAATTCTGCTTAAAGAACCATTTTTTTGACTTTTTGTTTCATCTGGAACAATGTTGAATACGGTTACTAGGACTTGTCCCTTGTCCTATGCATTTAAATGGGAATCCAGTCTGCATATGAATGTTTTGCGTGAggacaatttttttatatttaaaatttttcatttctcTGTGCTACCTGATGGATTTCTTACTTGTAGAACGTAATTCTCAAGGAAAGAAAGTTCATTTACGACTTAATTAAGACTTAGTCACAATATAGGAATGGAATTGTAATGTTGTGAATTGTGATGCATCTCTTCCTTTAAATGTGGTGGACTTGTTTTTTTGATGCAAAACTcatttatatgtattttattcGGTAAGCATTGTACTTTCTGATGATTTAAGATGAGGGGCTTGTATTGAGTTAAATGCGTAAATGacataacaaaatatatttcatttttggaTGGTAGATCAACGTGTAAAGTTTTCAATCTAATTGCTATATATTCTGGCTGCTGAAAGTTCTAAATCTAATAATCGAGGGGTTTGCATGCAGAGATGTTTTAGAGCTCAAGGAAGCCATAAAGATCAAAGAAGGAGAGGCAGAGTCTTATATTACTGAAATTGAGGTGTTGATTTGTGGCTTCTTAGGGAACATATATGGCTTTTTTTAATTACTGAATCCACTGAATGAATATTAGTCGAAGCATAAGAAATGCGAAGTTTATTACGTATAAAAGCATTTGATCGATTTTTCCATCCCTTTTTTTCTAGCATCATTTGGTGCCATTGTTTACTCTACAATCTACACGCAGACTATTGGTCAAGCTTATGAAGACATGCAGACACAGAACCAGCGTCTATTGCAGCAAGTGACCGAGAGGGATGAATACAATATTAAGGTTAATGGACATTTATCGTGCTCTTTTTGACGACTTTGTGCTACACATGATCTCTGCTActtgtttctattatttttccGTTTTTCATTTTACAGTTGGTTTCTGAAAGTGTGAAAGCGAAGCAATCACAAAGCTTATTACACTCGGCGAAGCAGGTGTTGGCAAAGCAACTTCAACAGCTTAATGGATCGCTTGAACCTCTAAAGTCAAGAATTGCTCATAGTGAGGAGAAGGTAGAACATCAAATCCCATGGTGAATTTTCATATTGGTGGTTCTCggcaaattttaataaaaattgtaattttgtatgtattaattttttattaaagtgTAATTATGTTGGATTAATTTTTTCCTCGTCAAATTTTATGTTCATGTTGTTAtttcttctattttattttctgaaaaattaagGATATTGAGGGGAGTATACTTTAGAGGAAATAATTATTGTCTTTTAGCTACCAAAATTAGTTATTATAAATCTCTCTTAAGTACTATAGTGTTTATTCAAGAACCTTGTCCAAACCTATGTCAATACCTGCAGGTTAAATTTCTCCATGTTGAAGCTTTGAGTTCCATTCAAGAAGACCGGCACATGACTATAAATCTAGAATCTGCGAAGTGGGAATTGGCAGATGCTGAGAAGGAATTGAAGATGTTGAAATTTGCTCTGGCTTCATCCGAGAAGGATCATGAACAGCTCCGGCATAAAGTGGATGAAATTCAAGTGGAACTAAATAATGAAAGGTGATCTCCTGACCCCTTAAACAATCTTTTCATTAAATGGGTTGATCCTATATTTAAGTTGTTTTAGAACCCATGATCATTGAGACACGATTTTAAATAACAGAAGCGAGCGAAAGAAGATAGATGAAGAACTGATGGAGTTGAATAGGACAGTTGATGAATTGACTTCTGAAACTGGGGAGGCCGCAATTCAGAAACTACAAGATGAGATCAAAGACTGCAAGGCTATCCTCAAGTGTGGGGTGTGTTTGGATCGTCCTAAAGAGGTATGTCTTTAAGCCTATTCAAATTTGTATTCTGAAACGCCTGTTTTGTCATGCCAGACCAAAGTATGTACTGCTACCCATATTTTCAGGTTGTCATCTTGAAATGCTTCCATTTATTTTGCAACCAATGCATCCAAAGAAATCTTGAAATTCGGCATCGCAAGTGTCCTGGTTGTGGAACTGGATTTGGCCAAAACGACGTTCGATTTGTAAAAATTTAACTGAGCTCCCGTAGATTCTGTGAATTGTAGGTTAGCTTGCTAGATTAACGATCGATTCAAAGTTAATTGTTCCATAACTTTGTGGCAAAGCCTTTTTGCATCAAAagctattttttattatatatgctGCCTGTACTCCCAGAGACAGATAGACAGCACAAAATCGTGCTAAATATGTGAAATCCGATTTTTAAACCAAACGATGTGAACCTCGGACTGGTTGTTAGTTCTAACTTTCTCGGTAAACATCAAGAACCGGAAACTGATctataaaacaaaagaaattgaaaaaaacaaaaacaaaataaattatgttattgCGAATCGACATTTTTACAAATAGAAATTGTCAATAAAGGTTGAAGGAAATTAAGATTGtagaaattataaataagaaaCTAAATGAATTAGAATTGACAAATTTAGAGAGCATAATTGTTGTAGCTTTTTGTGAAGATGTGTTGTGTGGTGTTTCTACTTTTCCATATATGCTTTTGTTCAAATTCTTTCAAGCGGTTCTCCGTTCTTCCCACGATCATCATAACTTCTCGGGCGTGCAGTTCGGCCAAGTTTCTCAAACTGCCAAAATTCTTCTATCCTAATGGGCTCTTGACGCTTGGTCTTTAGCATTCAGGCTTTCCAGATTTTGAGCCCAGAAAATGCCCCCATAGTGAATTTGGCCGTGTAGGATCATTGACCATATATTATGCAACTCAAGCCCAGTTCTTGTTTGTGGCCCAAGGAGGAAATTTAAATCATGCTCCCAACACTTTTTGCTTTCCATCATACATTACCTGATAcaagttcaattttttttaatttttttttgaaaatgttccagcatcttcttccaaattttttggcCATAACAATTTGATATTGTAtataggaccgagtgcttaccgctttaccaaaagctatagttggtggtaatggtgcaactcaaaacTTTTAAacctctaccaagcagggacaattattgcatccaacaatctccctcacaataattgcactccttgcaatcaataggaatcgaacccatgaccttggctctgataccaattgtaggaccgagtgattaccgctttaccaaaagttatagctcgtggtaatggtgcaactcaaatattttaaaccgtacaGTAGCTCAAGTACCACGATTCGACCGCTCTACCaaacagggacaattattgcactcaacatTGTAACTCAACAACTTCTTTTGCGAACCAATTTGGAGTGGGGATTTCATACGTGTGCGGGGATTGTTGTTCCATACCCAACATGAACGACCATTTCTTTTGCTTATTTCTAGTCCCACTATGCACTTCAGTTTTTGCGATCCCCCATCTCTGTCACGCTCCACACGCATATTCTTCCATCGTGTCTACTACCGCCAACCAAGGACGAGGTAAATCTTGCACCAATGTGGTGTCTTTGAGTTTATACGTATGGGCTTTTTAATCGTTtacaacaaattttataatagtttaataaaataaagtaaaaaaaaatgagtttGTGAAAGTAACGTATCACGCTTCTTGAAGAGGCGTGacttacaatatttttttaaaaaaagcaagTCACATATGACGTAACTtgcttaataatttttttaaaaaaataagtcaCGCCAATTGAATAGGCGTGActtgcttaattttttttaaaaataattgctGGACGCTCATGGTGGAGGAACTCTGTCATGTAAAAGACTGATGACCCACTACAGTCAATAATGCATgcatctttcttttcttttataaagaagacgttaaaattttttttaattaaaatttgcgTGTTAAAGTGATGTGATGTATCACCGATAAGTACTAACATGACGTGTTTTTGATCTGAAAATTTGCTTATATATCATTTTCCTTCGTTTCAAATGTATTATTCTTGTGCTTCTATCATTCTTCATTTTTCTGGATTTAAATGTATCGTTAGTGTTCATTCCTGTGGATTTTCGTTCGATGTTTGATCAAGTAATTACACTTCAACACATGAGGTTTGTATGCTTTAAATTAAGTTTGTCCTTCAATGTTTGATTAAAactgttaatttattatttgtgattatatatttacagataaaattttgattttgaacttCTATTTGAGGTaaacattaatataaattaatttacttgAGTATTAgaatataaattatgaatttatcataatattatgtttagagtttatgattaaaatgctCAATTATGTTTCTATGTATTATtagttattcttattattttatattatgcaaatgataataacaatacctaaaagtataataatttttattgttgttgttttatataggtagtatgtaaaaaaaaattagtataacaattaatttattttacacaaataatataaatgttCTTATGATAAATattgttaattttgtttttaagtacttaaataaaaataaatattacaattaatttcatttcttattattttatttgacatgCGTAGTATCAAagcttattattataaaattattatttgtagTATTATTGACTTATAAGATACAactaagaaataaaatttttgtattttagaataataatcaacttttttttagaaaataataataatacttatatttataattattattgatgttgTTGTTTTATATAGGTAACATATCAAAAATTAACTATTacagttattttattttacacaagtagtataaaatttattattataaatattttatttttgttcttaacttATTAAACACAAAATCAGttgtataattaatttattttattattattttatttcacatgCGTATtgtgaaaatttattattatataaatattattttattatcattaactTGTAAGATACAAATATGAAAtacgatttttttattttaaaataacaataatacttataattgtaattattaatgttgttgttttatttatgtatgttataaaaaaaataagtattaCAGTTGATTGATTTtacacaaataatataaaatctattattataaatatgttttttcttaatttattaaataaaaataagtagtatgattttattattaatattgtttGTATTTAGTATGaccgtttatttattttacataactaacataaaatttattataataaaaaatttatttaaaaagtatacatttaaatgattttactattatttttttttcctatttagTATGAAATCGATTAtcctaattatttttattttttttaacttattaaataaaaaatattattattatttttcttattattgatAGTAGCTGTATTGTAAAACAAATTTAGcattatcatcatcattattataattaatcctaataaaaatgaaagcatatgtaaattaattttatagtatattattttattattttccacatttttttattcaattttaattttaaaaaatttattataaccttgttattttgtgtgacctattgaattttttttttttttttataggaatgGACAGTGTGCTGGTGTTTTTATACGTAGGTGGTAATGTTATTATAGGACATCACACTGTAAAATATAGTACTATTGCGTTGAAGGCAACACGAATACCAAGATCTATTAATTTTCATGAATTGAAAGAAATAGTGTACCGTCCGACAAATACtgaaagttcaaaatttaaattaaaattgtcaacaaaatattcctACGTGGATAAGTCACATTGTGTAGAAGTGCATCTTGACATCAATGATGACAACAATTTACAATTAATGCTGGATTCTATTAACGAAATGCGGTGTATTGAATTGTATATCGAAACATATTTTATCGAGCATAATGTACATGTTGAGGTTCTTGAATCATACATTCCATGTATAACTGAAGGGTTTAATTCGATGATATTTAATGATGAAGCTGGtacttccgctgctgttttttTTGAACCAATAGATGAAAATCGATTTGATTCGGATGATTGGACTGGGGGATGAGATCAATATATTACTAACACCGTAGAAGAAAATGTTATAAGTTGGCTGATATCTGCACAAGGATGAGATTCTGGTGCAAGAGGATGGTACTCAGTTGACACAAATCATGCAGGTTTCGATTGTTCACTGAGCGCACATCCTACTGTATTGGGTCATGTATTGACACATGTCGTACCTGATTTTATGTCATTGTTTCTTTGCATAATAAATTTGTAGGTATCTATATAATTATCTGTTGTGTAAAATCATCtcgttttgtttttttattttatagtatCACCATTGTTTCCTAATTATAGATTGTgtatcacaaatatataattatcaaaTCATATTTAGCACCTATTTATCTTATTTATTATAGCAACACAATATAATGTCGTTGATACATCAGTCTCGATGATAGGGTCACCGTCAACATTAAACCCCCAAATTATCGCAACATCTTGTAGTGTGATTGTTGCATCGCCAACTCGAAGGTGGAAAGTATGAGTTTCTCGACGCCATTTTTCGACAAGAGCGGTTATCAAATGATTATCGTAAACAAAATCACCACAGCAGAGGATATCATAAAAACCCATTTCATGTATACATAACCGAACAAGATGGTGTATTAAATCACTTTTCcacaattctcaaattaaattatCTGATATAAGTACTTTTAGAGTGTTATCCAAGTTGTTAGGTGTAGTAAAACTAGATATATATGTTTGTTGCTGTTAAAGAATAGTTCCATCAACATGTCTGACATGCAATGACATTCTATAATTAATAAcaagaataatatattattatctagCACAATATTCTCTAAAAATAATAACTACAAAATCAATTAGCAaaacaattataatatataaacatCAACTATAAGtaaaccaattttcaaaaaattaaaaataatacgtaaattaaaaataatatattcataatCTACGAGTTTTAGAAATACAaaattcttttaataataaaaatttatatacatatctcgattaaaaatcaaataacaagtTTTAAATAAAGCAATTTATTTAACACAtgcattattatttataaaaataataatgcaaattattattattttttggaaaaaataataatggaaattcctttttttattaaaaaaagttaaCAACTCACTTGGCGTGATACATTTTCATTTCATCACCAAATTATTACAATTGACcgttaaaacaaatttattgtatctcataattatatgagatagtgtatttttttcaaataaattataaaacatgatatttaatttttaaaccaaaaactacgtgatttttattttttattttaaaaataatcttttatattaaatgtgtaaaaatatatatacataaacaaaaaaatttaaaattaatattatcgaactatacaattataaaattattataaaacaataaaacaataataatagctgaaaaaaatagcatataacataaatttttttaacatttttttaaaaaaataataacgataatgaaaatttatcataataaatgattttgaaatttctttacaaaaattaGTAATAACCAAAAAATCacgtaataattaaaatttaaaaaaaattaaataacaagaCAAAATTAgtctaacataaataataatttcatttataaatttaatatttaacataaataatttatattagttTACATACCTTAATATAAGTTGGAACAAATATGTACctatgaaaacaaaaaaaaaaaaataaaaattagcagagtaaaaaaataaattcaaacatttaCGAGAACTTACagatgaaaaaaatgaaaggGATGAATGAAGTGGGACAATGAAGTATTCaatttataaagaaaaatatatgagatcataatgaatttgaaattattaaaacTATGTCGTTGCAGCTTTTAATGCATATGCTGAGGCGTGCaactttgaaataattaaaacaaatcacttgtattattattatttttttaaaaaaaggtaaaTGCAATTCACACCTATTCGATTGGCGTGATTTactcttaaaattttttttttttttttaaaagtgagTTATTTACAATTACATTAATTTTCCCAAACTTCGTCACCTTTAAATACATGTTTACTTCTCCTCTGGCCATTCACGAATCTTCACATTAGCATTGGGTCTATCACTGTCCACAACATCACCAC
Proteins encoded:
- the LOC140958941 gene encoding E3 ubiquitin-protein ligase BRE1-like 2 isoform X2 → MAEEENQNEMKEEVKDDVGQVDTAILQHQNQKFVQQLEVLKEEWHSLDLQIKELKEKQAFYDQMLIKVNQLWNELVDDIILLSAQAGAGQSALQSLEYFESVRGKVLVLMAPTFTKIFWYMLGTDFILGTIPSCRPEDVFLCRLLERDGVQTNGNDGSIGFTKEALLCRLNSTRGLMTLLEDTIDSQRAKFEDIAQIFLGKPSAEDAVTQFHRLEDLIAVEGSHLCEVVDVLRLKHKHYADEIQACIEKHSVDQSEIKCLAGELEESMAELEESRRKLINLKMQKDGVSGMQVPIPVPVPVPVPVPNAVNGTMSPEKHSDMSKRLRELKESVEEIKVVAEDRISELQDAQEDNLILSKQLQDLQNELKEDKYLYVSRPYSLLNDQFQHWNSEAERYKAMTDYLQAERPFIMRREKELILKADSLDAVRNAINISQTKVEELQNQLQKCVIEKNEMEMKREEDMQDSGRKDVKEEFRVMSSALSKEMGMMESQLNKWTKTAEEALTLREKAQTLGALLESKTTELKNLADECSQQMAEIKSLQETTQKIQKQKQELEIFLDLLGQQIYDNRDLTEIKESKDRACIQAEILRNALDEHGLELRVKAAYEAEVACQQRLSAAEAEIAELRAELDASDRDVLELKEAIKIKEGEAESYITEIETIGQAYEDMQTQNQRLLQQVTERDEYNIKLVSESVKAKQSQSLLHSAKQVLAKQLQQLNGSLEPLKSRIAHSEEKVKFLHVEALSSIQEDRHMTINLESAKWELADAEKELKMLKFALASSEKDHEQLRHKVDEIQVELNNERSERKKIDEELMELNRTVDELTSETGEAAIQKLQDEIKDCKAILKCGVCLDRPKEVVILKCFHLFCNQCIQRNLEIRHRKCPGCGTGFGQNDVRFVKI
- the LOC140958941 gene encoding E3 ubiquitin-protein ligase BRE1-like 2 isoform X3, whose product is MAEEENQNEMKEEVKDDVGQVDTAILQHQNQKFVQQLEVLKEEWHSLDLQIKELKEKQAFYDQMLIKVNQLWNEVTRFDDIILLSAQAGAGQSALQSLEYFESVRGTIPSCRPEDVFLCRLLERDGVQTNGNDGSIGFTKEALLCRLNSTRGLMTLLEDTIDSQRAKFEDIAQIFLGKPSAEDAVTQFHRLEDLIAVEGSHLCEVVDVLRLKHKHYADEIQACIEKHSVDQSEIKCLAGELEESMAELEESRRKLINLKMQKDGVSGMQVPIPVPVPVPVPVPNAVNGTMSPEKHSDMSKRLRELKESVEEIKVVAEDRISELQDAQEDNLILSKQLQDLQNELKEDKYLYVSRPYSLLNDQFQHWNSEAERYKAMTDYLQAERPFIMRREKELILKADSLDAVRNAINISQTKVEELQNQLQKCVIEKNEMEMKREEDMQDSGRKDVKEEFRVMSSALSKEMGMMESQLNKWTKTAEEALTLREKAQTLGALLESKTTELKNLADECSQQMAEIKSLQETTQKIQKQKQELEIFLDLLGQQIYDNRDLTEIKESKDRACIQAEILRNALDEHGLELRVKAAYEAEVACQQRLSAAEAEIAELRAELDASDRDVLELKEAIKIKEGEAESYITEIETIGQAYEDMQTQNQRLLQQVTERDEYNIKLVSESVKAKQSQSLLHSAKQVLAKQLQQLNGSLEPLKSRIAHSEEKVKFLHVEALSSIQEDRHMTINLESAKWELADAEKELKMLKFALASSEKDHEQLRHKVDEIQVELNNERSERKKIDEELMELNRTVDELTSETGEAAIQKLQDEIKDCKAILKCGVCLDRPKEVVILKCFHLFCNQCIQRNLEIRHRKCPGCGTGFGQNDVRFVKI
- the LOC140958941 gene encoding E3 ubiquitin-protein ligase BRE1-like 2 isoform X1, which encodes MAEEENQNEMKEEVKDDVGQVDTAILQHQNQKFVQQLEVLKEEWHSLDLQIKELKEKQAFYDQMLIKVNQLWNEVTRFDDIILLSAQAGAGQSALQSLEYFESVRGKVLVLMAPTFTKIFWYMLGTDFILGTIPSCRPEDVFLCRLLERDGVQTNGNDGSIGFTKEALLCRLNSTRGLMTLLEDTIDSQRAKFEDIAQIFLGKPSAEDAVTQFHRLEDLIAVEGSHLCEVVDVLRLKHKHYADEIQACIEKHSVDQSEIKCLAGELEESMAELEESRRKLINLKMQKDGVSGMQVPIPVPVPVPVPVPNAVNGTMSPEKHSDMSKRLRELKESVEEIKVVAEDRISELQDAQEDNLILSKQLQDLQNELKEDKYLYVSRPYSLLNDQFQHWNSEAERYKAMTDYLQAERPFIMRREKELILKADSLDAVRNAINISQTKVEELQNQLQKCVIEKNEMEMKREEDMQDSGRKDVKEEFRVMSSALSKEMGMMESQLNKWTKTAEEALTLREKAQTLGALLESKTTELKNLADECSQQMAEIKSLQETTQKIQKQKQELEIFLDLLGQQIYDNRDLTEIKESKDRACIQAEILRNALDEHGLELRVKAAYEAEVACQQRLSAAEAEIAELRAELDASDRDVLELKEAIKIKEGEAESYITEIETIGQAYEDMQTQNQRLLQQVTERDEYNIKLVSESVKAKQSQSLLHSAKQVLAKQLQQLNGSLEPLKSRIAHSEEKVKFLHVEALSSIQEDRHMTINLESAKWELADAEKELKMLKFALASSEKDHEQLRHKVDEIQVELNNERSERKKIDEELMELNRTVDELTSETGEAAIQKLQDEIKDCKAILKCGVCLDRPKEVVILKCFHLFCNQCIQRNLEIRHRKCPGCGTGFGQNDVRFVKI